CCACAGCGCGGGCGGCGGCGAGTTCGGGTCGGCAAACAAATCGAAGAGAGTCCCCCAATTGGCAGCCCCGAGCGTCGGGATATCGGCGCCCGTCGCCCCCAACGCGTCTGCGAGGCGATTCTCGGCCGCGACCAACCATGCGTCGAGGATCCTCTTCGGATTCACCGAGTCTGTGGTCCCGGTCGGATGCACCTCGAAGTGCACGTGCGGGTAGGTTCCCTTCGCGACTCCGGTGTCCCCGACGAACCCGATGATGTCACCCGAGGAAACCTGCTTGCCGGGCGCGATGCCTCGAGCGATTCGGGAGAGATGCCCGTAGAAGTAGTACCGCCCGCTGGGGGTCATCAACCAAATCGCGTTACCGCTGGTTCCCCCCTGGGCGACCTTCCAAATGTACCCGTCTCCCGAGGCGGTGACCGGCGTGCCTGAAACCGCAAACAGATCCGTCCCCTCGTGCGGATGAAACGACGGCAGGTAGCGCGGCGCGCCGTAGTC
The genomic region above belongs to Actinomycetota bacterium and contains:
- a CDS encoding M23 family metallopeptidase — encoded protein: MTWLTREKSPAHTTTRLLELMRAAGMNSSSPRDLGRAFGRFPVLGYVWYQDDYGAPRYLPSFHPHEGTDLFAVSGTPVTASGDGYIWKVAQGGTSGNAIWLMTPSGRYYFYGHLSRIARGIAPGKQVSSGDIIGFVGDTGVAKGTYPHVHFEVHPTGTTDSVNPKRILDAWLVAAENRLADALGATGADIPTLGAANWGTLFDLFADPNSPPPALWTAGFGMSGATIALADLALAGPLSEHDWTSMDPPVVGDGPAGTLDPAVPAYQPLGLLLAALDPVRTGD